The following are encoded in a window of Parambassis ranga chromosome 15, fParRan2.1, whole genome shotgun sequence genomic DNA:
- the LOC114446983 gene encoding uncharacterized protein LOC114446983 — MGRGKGPTRGRPPVGHPDDDLPPFGVGPPGWGPPPPGGWGPPPPDGWGPPPHGGWSPPPPDRWPPPPREWGPRGPPPPEWDPRGPPPPGWGGPLPPHPDDWLPPPEDWGRHPDDWRPPYPHHWRPHPDDWRLHPDDWRRHPDDWRLHPDDWRPSDHWGPDKPLPPPGWGPEAPPDSWGPEPIPPGPVLPPPPVAVLPPDPGAFAPPPIPPPGCAPPFPAYPPPGWSGEPVVEEPMPNPPPDQPEWIKALISAPPTDSDPCDTKKPAEEAAATTKPADDPAAAPKPKPKSKPKADVNKASKAIGLLGKRTFDKPPPGRSMGIISFVGPTSGCIEREDLQKFTFSSNVFFGNPKAMKPGVRVHFTAYTEKNNSIATDVKVAPGGTENVDTDIYEAVVSQPIMEPQPGERQYPGQVYVDIGPLRTNLTFERKDSTVTLLKNDQVLINLLTDIVSEKRRATNIKPKIPATFSHTKETREKGVIVSLKDNEGVIKSDEHGELPFDTKENFSDVDFTDEDITEEVEFTMIELRAGKRAIRIQRVKEPLLLTLCTATSAAASANEEAKGDSSDSEEDSCTPVKGRNKAKPELGPNMKLDMELYEGIVSQPIIEPSQSMPGYPGQIHANIGPIRTNVTFDHRDCSVTLLKNDHVLINLLVDLTTKKRRAANIKPKIPFTFSYTKETRERGVITHLAADEGLVKSEEHGELPFDICENFSDTEFNNEDIQKEVDFTVTTVKNKKRAIRLMRTKKIDDQILHEQKKREEEEKKKKREEERKKQEEEREREVERKKKEEVAAALAAARNKWTPLGFTIRDPDTMDEISKERFEGTVLKAINKHPRREVKKELEEVEPSTNDSMAESGETPLTEVKIKVEKIGTEEKELVEGGEEAKLELKKESEEEEVERDQAPEAGGETKSDPEMGRLVMTVDGKQKQLPFGHKDLLTTATMLDGDKVRFNIATHQETKEERATYVEILPDSFEESIEQRQHGIVIEFLEDSGLIKCSQNPQLYFHMSEVIERKKLELNEKVEFSIIPHDTAEGGNQAIRIKRYTESVFLPARKLGGVGANKGKMTIKLTKAPDDEKEKPETDKLKAVVKNLRAQDKSMRRDYSIIRRKYGRSRSRSRSRAKSRSKSRSPPRDEFGRIIKRRRSSSSDRDRRSGKHRRSRERAQRRSRSRSKSRSSSRSRSKGSSRSRSRSAERSKDRTTKRRSKISREREESYKRRRELSPPPRRGGVMDTELARKKRELEELNEMIAYKKSLVDPRGLDPGQRTCIDYDHGRIAVPLTEYKPVRSILKKRPEGPEYHRLPYDDPYYDRPYSTYQDLRYDDRYGDPYTSRPYAERPYGDRPYGDHPRAYGEPAYGGPPSASYRYTDRYDVYDEPYDERYPAYPERPYDPYHPVKRSQSPEPSSHDPVASTSSSQPPFRPPSPMESPPRSPSPKLKNMTPCQSPQDKKPPLDRFLDMLNKKVDAEKKSEHPHVDDDLLPHERALQDGSGFSRIVGFAQEPHSSSQPLKVERQPSPKQTPIEKTSEETKTEPYDKIQSLLRTIGLKLSTGDVSKLAGRAQEKMCSSKSSSTERETSSCPREELRSNRTSSVESDHIHSPSPVRASSLEPLGRHKGGVSEYEEFLDQQELDVLNKAQQLQSLTKGHTTTPKPPPGPPPTHYQHPPPPINWPLGISSQISSPQAHTSSGVCTPTPSAESQPHQRLGPPPGPPPGPPPGPPPRRPGQPPPGPPPGPPPRRPPGQPPFAPPSSHSSLLFVGQPDAAPPSNSSSSSQSLSSASIMPPSSLPDTSSPPDNDQSAISTTVARCLKVIETVKSLSAQIPAKPVKSVQFSLPTESSPLTSVETDEDIKTKQKEKLDLYNQRLLEKREQQYKEMLTRKKQGEKNKDGAPIPPGKPISSEPKNVWICGHSLVYWAESRARSPEVGMQLGMDPSKVAVWWKGTQGMTWSQLLPQLHQLKITWPNPDVLIMHLGGNDLSTDSPTDLLASVKKDLTSMRSIFPQCLLVWSNILPRRVWRHSADSHEVDLVRTTVNRRIQNIILELGGTSLTHENIRCGANTGLYRADGIHLSHKGIDVFNLNLQDFLEKWEMEVNAASESG, encoded by the exons ATGGGGCGGGGAAAGGGACCTACACGGGGCAGACCCCCTGTGGGACACCCGGACGATGACTTGCCTCCATTCGGCGTGGGTCCGCCGGGTTGGGGCCCTCCGCCGCCCGGCGGGTggggtcctcctcctccagatgGATGGGGTCCCCCGCCGCATGGAGGCTGGAGCCCTCCTCCACCTGATCGGTGGCCTCCGCCCCCCCGAGAATGGGGACCGAGAGGGCCGCCGCCTCCCGAATGGGATCCGCGAGGACCTCCGCCGCCGGGTTGGGGAGGACCGCTGCCCCCTCACCCCGATGACTGGCTGCCTCCTCCTGAGGACTGGGGCCGTCATCCTGATGACTGGAGACCACCTTACCCCCACCACTGGAGACCTCATCCGGATGACTGGAGACTTCACCCCGACGACTGGAGACGTCACCCTGACGACTGGAGACTTCACCCCGATGACTGGAGACCTTCAGATCACTGGGGACCGGACAAGCCTCTCCCTCCTCCGGGCTGGGGTCCGGAAGCTCCTCCCGACTCCTGGGGACCAGAGCCCATTCCGCCCGGACCGGTACTGCCCCCTCCGCCAGTCGCGGTTCTTCCCCCTGATCCCGGAGCTTTCGCACCGcctcccatccctcctccaGGCTGCGCGCCTCCTTTCCCGGCCTATCCGCCCCCCGGCTGGTCAGGAGAG ccTGTTGTGGAAGAGCCCATGCCGAACCCGCCGCCTGATCAGCCTGAGTGG ATTAAAGCTTTGATTTCAGCTCCACCCACCGACTCAGATCCATGCGACACTAAAAAACCTGCTGAGGAGGCCGCTGCCACCACAAAGCCAGCTGACGACCCAGCCGCCGCCCCCAAACCCAAACCCAAGTCCAAACCCAAAGCTGACGTCAACAAGGCCTCCAAAGCCATCGGCCTGCTGGGAAAACGCACGTTTGACAA GCCTCCTCCAGGCAGGTCGATGGGGATCATCTCCTTCGTTGGG cccACATCTGGCTGCATCGAGAGAGAAGACCTGCAGAAGTTCACCTTCAGCTCTAATGTCTTCTTTGGGAACCCTAAAGCCATGAAGCCCGGGGTCAGAGTGCACTTCACCGCCTACACAGAGAAG AACAACTCCATAGCGACAGATGTCAAAGTGGCTCCAGGTGGGACAGAGAACGTGGACACAGACATCTATGAGGCGGTGGTCAGTCAGCCCATCATGGAGCCACAG CCTGGGGAGCGACAGTACCCTGGGCAGGTTTACGTGGACATTGGGCCCCTAAGGACCAACCTGACCTTTGAAAGGAAGGACAGCACCGTGACGCTGCTGAAGAACGACCAGGTGCTCATCAACTTGTTAACCGACATTGTCAGCGAAAAGAGGCGAGCCACTAACATCAAACCCAAGATCCCTGCCACCTTCAGCCACACCAAGGAGACCCGCGAGAAG GGCGTCATCGTCAGCCTGAAAGACAACGAAGGTGTCATCAAGTCAGATGAGCATGGTGAGCTTCCCTTTGACACCAAAGAGAACTTCAGCGATGTAGACTTCACCGACGAGGACATCACTGAAGAGGTGGAGTTCACCATGATTGAG CTGAGGGCGGGAAAACGGGCCATCAGGATCCAGCGAGTGAAGGAGCCCCTCCTCCTGACGCTCTGCACGGCCACGTCTGCTGCCGCTTCTGCCAACGAGGAAGCGAAGGGCGACAGCTCCGACAGCGAAGAGGACTCCTGTACGCCAGTCAAAGGGAGGAACAAGGCCAAGCCTGAGCTGGGGCCCAACATGAAGCTGGACATGGAGCTGTACGAGGGCATCGTCAGCCAGCCCATCATCGAACCCTCG CAAAGCATGCCGGGTTACCCGGGTCAGATCCATGCCAACATCGGCCCCATCAGGACCAATGTGACCTTCGACCACCGGGACTGCAGCGTTACGCTGCTGAAGAACGACCACGTGTTGATCAACCTGCTGGTGGACCTGACGACAAAGAAAAGGAGAGCGGCCAACATCAAACCCAAAATCCCCTTCACCTTCAGCTACACCAAAGAGACACGGGAGCGg GGCGTCATCACCCACCTGGCGGCTGACGAAGGCCTCGTTAAGTCAGAGGAGCACGGTGAGCTTCCATTTGACATTTGTGAGAACTTCAGCGACACTGAGTTCAACAACGAGGACATCCAGAAAGAGGTGGACTTCACTGTGACCACG GTAAAAAATAAGAAGAGGGCAATCCGGCTGATGAGGACGAAAAAGATTGATGATCAAATCCTGCATGAGCAGAAAaaacgggaggaggaggagaagaagaaaaagagggaggaggagaggaagaaacaggaggaggagcgcgagagagaggtggagaggaagaagaaggaggaggtggcagCAGCACTAGCAGCTGCCAGAAACAAG TGGACCCCGCTTGGCTTCACAATAAGAGACCCCGACACGATGGATGAAATCAGCAAAGAGCGATTTGAAGGCACCGTCCTCAAAGCCATCAACAAACACCCGCGCAGGGAGGTcaagaaggagctggaggaggtggagccgAGCACGAATGACAGCATGGCTGAGAGTGGAGAGACGCCTCTCACAGAG gtGAAAATAAAGGTCGAGAAAATAGGAACAGAAGAAAAGGAGCTTGTGGAAGGGGGGGAGGAGGCAAAGCTGGAGCTGAAAAAGGaaagcgaggaggaggaagtggagaggGATCAGGCACCTGAAGCTGGAGGGGAAACCAAATCAGACCCGGAGATGGGTCGACTAGTGATGACCGTTGACGGAAAACAGAAACAGCTTCCCTTCGGCCACAAAGACCTGTTAACCACGGCTACCATGCTGGATGGAGACAAG GTGCGCTTCAACATCGCCACCCATCAGGAGACCAAAGAGGAGCGAGCCACGTATGTGGAAATTCTCCCCGACTCCTTCGAAGAGTCCATTGAGCAACGTCAACAT GGCATTGTGATTGAGTTCTTGGAGGACTCTGGCCTCATCAAGTGCAGCCAGAACCCTCAGCTGTACTTCCACATGTCTGAGGTGATTGAAAGGAAGAAACTGGAGCTGAATGAGAAGGTCGAGTTCAGCATCATCCCA CATGACACAGCAGAGGGGGGGAACCAGGCCATCCGCATCAAACGTTACACTGAGAGTGTTTTCCTTCCTGCTCGGAAACTCGGAGGTGTCGGTGCAAACAAAGGAAAG ATGACCATCAAGCTGACAAAAGCCCCTGATGATGA GAAGGAGAAGCCGGAAACAGACAAGCTGAAGGCGGTGGTGAAGAACCTCCGAGCACAGGACAAAAGCATGAGAAGGGATTACAGCATTATTCGGCGTAAGTACGGccgcagcaggagcaggagcaggagtcGGGCTAAGAGTAGAAGTAAAAGTAGGAGTCCACCTAGAGATGAATTTGGGCGTATCATCAAAAGGAGAAGGAGCTCCAGCAGTGACCGTGACCGCAGGAGCGGCAAACATAGACGAAGCAGAGAGCGGGCACAAAGGCGCAGCAGGAGCCGCTCTAAGAGCCGCAGCAGCAGTCGCAGCCGAAGCAAGGGCTCCAGCAGGAGCCGCAGCAGGAGCGCAGAGAGGAGCAAAGACAGGACCACCAAGAGGAGGAGCAAAATCAGCAGAGAGCGCGAGGAAAGCtacaagaggaggagggagctgaGCCCCCCTCCCAGGCGAGGAGGAGTCATGGACACGGAGCTGGCAAGGAAGAAGCGGGAACTGGAGGAGCTGAACGAGATGATCGCCTACAAGAAGTCGCTGGTGGACCCCAGAGGACTGGACCCTGGGCAGAGGACATGCATAGATTATGACCATGGCCGTATAGCCGTCCCTCTAACAGAGTACAAACCTGTCCGGTCCATCCTGAAGAAACGGCCAGAGGGACCAGAGTACCATCGCCTTCCTTATGATGACCCTTACTATGACCGGCCATACAGCACTTACCAAGATCTGCGCTACGATGATCGCTACGGTGACCCATACACCAGCCGTCCCTATGCTGAACGACCTTATGGTGACCGCCCATACGGCGACCACCCTCGTGCCTATGGTGAACCTGCGTATGGTGGGCCACCGTCGGCCAGCTACCGATACACCGATCGCTATGATGTTTATGATGAACCTTATGATGAGCGCTACCCAGCATATCCAGAGCGTCCTTATGATCCCTATCACCCTGTTAAACGAAGTCAGTCTCCAGAACCCTCCAGCCACGATCCTGTTGCATCCACTTCATCTTCCCAACCCCCATTCAGACCTCCGTCTCCCATGGAATCTCCTCCTAGAAGCCCCTCTCCAAAACTGAAGAACATGACGCCGTGCCAGTCACCTCAAGACAAGAAGCCTCCCCTGGACCGCTTCCTCGACATGCTTAACAAAAAGGTGGATGCTGAAAAGAAATCAGAACATCCTCATGTTGATGATGACCTGCTGCCTCACGAGCGGGCACTTCAAGATGGCAGCGGCTTCTCTCGGATTGTGGGATTTGCACAGGAGCCACATAGTAGCAGTCAACCCCTAAAAGTGGAGAGGCAGCCAAGCCCTAAACAGACCCCAATAGAGAAAACAAGTgaggaaacaaagacagaaccCTACGACAAGATCCAGAGTCTTCTCCGGACCATCGGCTTAAAGCTAAGTACAGGAGATGTGTCCAAACTAGCTGGCCGAGCCCAGGAGAAAATGTGCAGCTCCAAATCCTCgtccacagaaagagagaccTCATCATGTCCGAGGGAGGAACTACGATCAAACAGAACGAGCTCCGTTGAGTCGGATCACATCCATTCCCCCTCCCCAGTCAGAGCCTCCAGTTTGGAGCCACTCGGCCGACACAAAGGTGGTGTCTCAGAGTATGAAGAGTTTCTAGATCAGCAGGAGTTGGACGTCCTGAACAaggcacagcagctgcagagtcttACCAAGGGCCACACCACCACTCCAAAGCCTCCTCCTGGGCCTCCACCAACTCACTACCAACATCCACCTCCACCAATCAACTGGCCACTTGGCATCTCCTCCCAGATTTCCTCACCACAAGCGCACACATCCAGCGGTGTGTGCACTCCAACCCCCTCTGCTGAAAGTCAACCTCATCAGAGACTGGGACCCCCTCCAGGACCACCTCCAGGTCCTCCTCCAGGACCTCCTCCACGGCGTCCAGGACAGCCCCCTCCAGGACCCCCTCCAGGGCCTCCACCTCGGCGTCCACCTGGACAGCCTCCTTTTGCTCCACCCTCCAGTCATTCCTCTTTGCTTTTCGTTGGACAGCCGGATGCGGCTCCACCCTCTAACTCCTCCAGTTCTTCACAGTCTTTAAGCAGCGCTTCGATAATGCCACCATCATCCTTACCGGATACTTCGAGTCCTCCTGATAATGACCAGTCAGCCATCTCTACAACAGTGGCCCGATGCTTGAAGGTCATAGAGACGGTGAAATCTCTGTCAGCACAGATACCAGCCAAACCAGTCAAGTCAGTCCAGTTCAGCTTACCCACAGAGTCCAGCCCTCTGACCTCAGTGGAGACCGATGAAGACATCAAGACTAAACAGAAGGAGAAG ctGGACCTGTACAACCAGAGGCTGCTGGAgaagagagagcagcagtatAAGGAGATGTTAACCCGCAAGAAGCAAGGGGAGAAGAACAAGGACGGTGCTCCGATCCCTCCAG